TGCTTGTTGTGCGAAAGATTCTTTTGTCATAGTTTAAGTCCACCTTTTTGTCATTTTTAAAATCTTGCTTTCAACAGAGAAAAACAGCCAACAGGGAAGAAGAAAATAATGAGCTTCATAACAGCCACTTTATATTCTGCCAACTAAAAAACCTCTTTCCCGAAGAAAAGAGGTTAACGTTTTAAAAACTTCTCTTATCTTCCAGGATAATTATCCTGCTGGAATTAGCACCTTCCACTTAAATGTGGGGTTGCTGAAGCATCTTCGGGCCAGTCCCTCTGCTTCTCTACATAAGCAATTATTTTAATTTTTTTAAGTTTACCAGACTTAGACAGTTTATGACAAGTATGAATTTTCTAAAAGATCAATTGAGCCGATCAAGTAAAAGTATATCAAATACTCAATTATCCTCTCTGTCAGTAAGGTTATCATCCCCTACACTGCCAGAGAGGGTAATCAACAGAACGCGGTAGGGAAAAACACATCTCCCTATTCACTGTGTCCATTTTCTTGACATAATATCACCTCAAGCTTTACGGGCTCATGGAGGGGGTTATTGTAATTTCTGGCTCTATACTGAATGTTGTGGTGGTGCTTATCATACCAATGGGTGTGAGCCTAGATGGTGATCTGGGATAAAGTTCGTAAATTTGTAACAGTTTTCACATGACATTCTTGGTGAAAGTTAGGTATAATTAAATTGTAAGAAAATTTTGATTAAGAGGTGAAAGGAAATGAGAAAGCGTTTTCACAAGAGCTTCGAAGAGTTAGTTAAAGAAAATAAGCAGGAAATTATGGAAGACCAAAAAGCCATCCTCCAAATCGAGAAAAAAATCGATGAGCGTTATGAAGAGAAGTTGCTCCAAAAGGCTTGAATCACCCTTCAACTTCAAAACTGAGAGATCCTCTCTATAAGAGAATTTTTTGAGACCAACAAAGTGGTCCGTGCGAGAATGATACCCTTATACAAAAAGCTGACCTTCCCGATTAAAAGGATCAGCTTTTTTACGTTGCGCCAGCATCATGACACTTCGCTGTTTACGTATATTTTTTTAACAGACTATGAAACTTGAGGGCATGGGTTAGTTCGCCGTGAACTTTTAACTTGCCATTCATATAAGCCATTGCTGGATTTAGACTGTCAGTGGCGAGCTTTTGAAAGTTAGCCTCGCTTAATTCTAGCGTTAATTTAGGTTCCCACTGCCTATTTGTAGCGTACTCAGCTGTTTGATTGTCTATTTTCAGCTGATAGAGCTGCTCTTCTTCTCCTGTTAACCGAAATTCATAGGTATAGGTAAGTCCTTCTAAATGCTCTGGTTCCTCGTTCATTCTCCTTACAATCGTAGCCAATATTGTATCTACTGACAAAGTCCTCTCCTCCTTCATTGATTGATTATTCATTCATTTTATTATATATGAACCAATGTCATAATACACCTATAAAATGAACTCTCAATCAGTTGGTGTTTTCGCTCTTCTCCGCTGATTGATCGTTGAGTGAATCAGGATATGGTCGTCCGTTATCTCTCTCCTCTCTATTTTTGGGCGGGGAGTTTTACAGACGTTTATCTGTGATAAATGATTAATACGTTGATCTTCCATTTTTAAAAACGGACCCTTTCGCCTCATTAGACTTCAGACATCCCTGCCACTCTCAAAGTCACCGTCCTTCACTGCAACTTCCTTATTTAAAAAGGACATGTGTTATAGACTGTTTATCATGAATGGACTATTCGTACTTAAAATTAAAAACTATCTATCCCCCTACACAGGAGAAGATAGTTCCTCAGTTACATGCTCTTGCTTATCCTCTAAAGCATTCATAATTTGTGTCCGACTCAAATCAGCCAACTGTTGCGCATCAACTGTTTCGTCAGTTTGATGACAACGTATAGGCTCAGTCACGGTTACGACTACGTTTCCGGGAGTCATTAAATTATTATTGGCTTCCATTAACTTATAAGACCCATTAATTGTGACGGGCAGAATTGTAACACCTGATTTTGTCGCCAGTTTGAAGCTGCCTTTTTTAAAAGGGGCTACAGGACCTCCCTTACTACGTGTACCCTCTGGAAAAATCACAAGGTTTTGTCCATATTGAAACGACTCTGCACCTTGTTTGATCGCCTTCACTGCCTGTCGTCTATCCTTGCGATCCATAAAAACACAGCCCATGAATATCATCCATGAACGAATCAATGGGATTTTCTTTACTTCAACTTTAGAAATAAACCCCATATTAATTCCTAAATAACCTAACAAAACGGGAATATCAAAATTTCCTTGATGATTGCTAACGATAAGAAGTGGTTCGTTCTTTGGAATCCGTTCTGCCCCAATAACACTTACTTTTCCACCGGCCAACTTGATTAACCTGCGAGCCCAATTGCCGCTAATCGTTCGTATAAACGTATCCAATTCTTCTTTTTTGCCTTGTTTTTTAAGCATGTGTGCTTTAATTAGCAACGGTGAAACCGCCACTAAGTAGCCAAAAAAATACATATACCATATAAGTGTACGTAACATCTGCAACAGTCCTACCTCTCTATCACTCTACTCTATTATTATAGCAGAATGTGAGGTATTTCGTCTGATAGAATGTGACCATTTTTCTGTTAATGAAGCATGATGTTCAGTTTACCTAATGAGAAAACATCGGTTTATTGTTTCATAGAGGGAGGGGAGTACAATACTGTCCATGAGTAACAGCATGACGCACTCAAATCCATTCTCATAGAAAAAAAGCCCTCCTCATAGGACAGCCTCTCTTCGTTCTACTTATTTTTTACGAGCTGCGGTTCAGCGGGAAACCATCCTCTTGTATTGTTAGCAATCCGTACTAAAAACAGCATAAGTGGCACTTCCACTAGCACCCCCACGACTGTGACGAGTGCGGCACCTGAATTCAATCCGAACAACGCGATCGCTACTGCCACTGCTAGCTCGAAAAAGTTACTCGTCCCGATCATAGCCGCTGGTGCCGCAACACTATGTTCAATGCGCCACGTTTTTGCCCATAAGTAGGCGATAACAAAAATAAATAATGTCTGTATAATTAGAGGCACAGCAATTAATAAGATATGAAGCGGATTATTAATAATCACTTCTCCTTGGAATGAAAATAAAATGATTAACGTTAATAATAAGCCGACTATCGTAAATTTCCCTGCGGCTTTTAAATAGACGTTTTCAAACCAAGCTAAACCTTTGCGTCTAATAAGTACTACCCGTGATACGTATCCTGCCGCTAACGGAATAATAATAAATAAGACAATCGATAAGAAAATCGTATCAAACGGAATGACCACATTATTAATACGAAGTAGGAGCATGACGATCGGTCCGTAAGCAAAGATCATGATGAGGTCATTCACTGATACCTGAACGAGTGTATAACTAGCATTCCCCTTCGTCAAATAGCTCCATACGAATACCATGGCCGTACACGGTGCCGCTCCTAATAACACAGCCCCGGCAATATATTCTGTCGCAAGCGCCTCTGGAATGAACGGGGCAAATACAACTCGGAAAAAGAGCCAAGCGAAGAAAAACATCGTAAACGGTTTGATCAGCCAGTTAACAACTAACGTGACGATAAGTCCTTTTGGTTTACGTCCTGCATTGGCAATACTAGAAAAATCGATTTGCGCCATCATTGGATAGATCATCAGCCAAATTAAAATGGCCACTGGAATGGACACTTGCGCATATTCGAAACGACTAAGCGTATCAGGTATTACCGGAAGGAATTGTCCAACGGCTACGCCCGCCATAATACAAATGATCACCCAGACAGATAAATACCTTTCAAAAAAGCTAATACCTTTCCCTGCTGCATCTTCCACATCTTTACTCATGTTAATTCCCTCCCCTTATAGCTTCTATTGACGGCACACTTAATAAGCCATCCTATACAAGCCTCTAGTCGTTAATACATTTCCCAACGCCAACTTGCTTAAAAGAAAATTGACGCTTATTGTTAAATAGAGCTTCAAGCCTTCTATCTATTTATAAAGTAATAACGATGTTTAACATGATTCCGTGATCCCTGTGAGAACAAGTTCTTCCCCTCCATCTCCCTGTTGCACATCGATCGTTGCTTTTTTCACATCATAATAAATGGCTTTTTCAAAGGCCACTTGAATGGAGTTTATCTCTTCCACAATATCAGCTTCCTCAGGCTTATCAAGCGTTATTCCGATAGCTGGACCACAGCACCCTTCCCCAGTGTCAGTCACCCTAATAGTGTCAGCATGATTTTCCTCTAAGACTTTCATTAAATAATCTTTCGCCTCATTTGTTATAATCACAGTAGTACCTCCTTTTTCACATATAACAATTACATTATATAATCATATACTTATATATTCAATCTCCTATACTAAAAGGAGTGTTAAGATCGTATAACATTGTTTAACTATGTTTTATGATTTGCGGACGGGCATCAAGGGAATACCATTAAAAACACTGCTGTTCGTGAAACGGTATGACGAGGAGGAAAAACGATGCAACGTTATTATGTCATTGTGAGTGGGCATGTTCAAGGAGTTGGCTTTCGCTTCAATACGCAAATGAAAGCCTCAGAATTTGGTGTAAGCGGTTGGGTAAGAAATAATATGGATGGGTCTGTGGAGTTAGAAGTCCAAGGTGAACCGGAGACAGTAGAAGCTTTTTTAGCCTCTTTAAAAAACATAAAATTTCCAGCTAAAGTGAGAAGTTTGAATAAAAAAGAAATTGAAGTAGTTGAAGGCGAAAAAGCCTTTTCAATTCGTTAGTTATTAAAAGGCTTGATTAACAGTCAACTTTACCGGGAAAGGGGCTCCCTCAAAAGCCCCTTATTACAGATCGTAAATTGGCCACATCCATTTCCCCTTCATATTTCCGCAGGCAGACTTCATCTAATAGTCGTTATGAACATCGTGGCTAAACGTTTGAAAAACCGTATGTCGCTGTTCAGGATAAAGAGTTTTACCTGCAATACGATTGATAATTGTCACATTACGTTCAACGGCTAACGCTAAATTTGTAGCCCCTGCCCCATGGCTGTGTTCCAAGTTCGTTAATGTAAAAATATGATGGGATCTTTCTTCTTTAAATTGAAGTTTATAGTCTCGACTAACGGTGAAATGAGCATCATCTTCCCATTCAATTAAGTCTGAGAATTTATGTAACCAATTAGGGATATGCGGCTGATAACCTGTAGCCAATACTACTTTATCCACTGTGATTGTAAAAGACATATCCTCCTGAAGCTGATAGCAAGATACGTGATAACCGTCTTTACCTTTTTCAATACTTTTCAGTTCTACATTGGCCTGGATTAATACAGGCAGTTCCCTTATTTGAGTGGTGTGATGGTAGAGAAGGTCATAAATTTTATGCAACGTTTTCTCTTCTATCCCATTCCGTAGCTGTGTTAAATGAGGTAATTCTCTTTGTCTCGTCTCATAAGATAACTTATGGAAATAGTCAATATAGTCAGGAGAAAAGACTTCCTGTCCTAATTTCCCCGCTTCCAGCTGAAAGAATCCTGGTGATCGGGTCAACCAATATAACATCGGTTTACGTTGTGTTTGTCTCTGTAGCTGATCGAGAAATACTTCTGCGGCACTTTGTCCAGAGCCTGCAATTAATACTTTATCGGCTTCAGTAAAAGTATCAACACAATACTGATAAGCGCTCGTATGAAGAACATCTTCTTGTGGAAAACCTTCAAATTCAGCTGGTATGGAAGGGCTACTTCCAGTCCCGATCACAAGATGTTTTGCTAAGTACGTTTCTAATACTTTTGTCTGTTGATCTTCCACTGTCACTTCATAGTAAGAAGAAGTCGTCACATGATCTGTAACATCGACTACCCGTTTATTAAATCGGCAATTATCCAGTTGGCCTGCAACCCATTGTGCATAGTCGTTGTATTCTCTTCTAGGAATATCAAACCGATTAAAAAAATAAAAGGTGTAAAGCCGATTATGTTTATGTAAATAATTAATAAAGCTGTACTTACTAGTTGGATCAGCAAATGTCACTAAATCTGCTAAAAATGGCACCTGCAAATCTGCCCCTTCAATTAACATACCTGGATGCCAATTAAATGACGAGCTTTCTTCAAAGAAAATGCCTTCTATTTCTTCCTTATTATCTAATAAAGCAGCCATACCTAAATTGAACGGACCGATACCTACCCCTATCATGTCATATACTTTCTTATTTTCCATGCAGTCATTCCTCACTTTTCTTTCCTATATAGAGTTACCTCTCCTCTCTATTTTGAGCAGAGAGGTTGACGAACGCTTCTCTGTGATAAATTGTATTATGTCTATTCCCTGAAGTTCTCATAAATAATCTTCTATATGGCTTTAAAAGATCCATGATAAAACTTATGGGATGTGGCCTCTCCTTTATCAAATGATCAATACACTCGAATGCGTTTTCATATTTAAATATCACCCTTAATGTATCGAGTATTATTACAAATTAATAAAATGTTCGTCATTAACAACGAAGAATTGAAACGCAAGATGGCGACTCCTTTGGAAGGAAGCGACGTCTGAAAAGCCATTCTGACTGAGCTTTGCAAAGGCAGAATGAGTTGAAGACGAGCCCCCGGAAAACGTCCCTCTGTAGTAACAATGAGTCATAACGTTCTAAATAACGATACAACCATGATTTATGAAATCGATTGACTTTCCTATGCACAAAAAAACCCGCATTTTATAAAATACGAGTTTTGCTCAATGCACATTTAAACAAGACAAAAACCAACGGATGACAGGTGCCCCATCCATCATCCGCTGGAAATGACCGTATGTTGAATGACGTTTAACACGCTACCATCAGCTACTCCTCAATAGAAGGTGAATCGTCATAATTTTATATTTTTTTGCTGTAGCAACAGTCTCACTCGCAAGCCGGGTTACGAGGTATTTTAGTAATAGAAATGTCATTGTACATACGTGTACTACGCTTAATGATACATACAAAGTTAACTGTCCAAATGTACGAAGGTATTTCTTGCCCCTCTCCCTCAAACATCATCGCTTCGAACTCATCCCCTACGAGAGCTTCAAAAGTCTCCTGTGTGTAATTTTCTGTGTCTGTTGAAAATGGTATCCACTCACATTCTAGCTTTCGAGTTAATGTCGTCATATCTATCACAACCCCTTTCGTTAAATTTATTTTAACACGTATTCAAAGAAAAAGTTTGTGAAACATTGAACATATTTTGTCTGTTTTTAAACCGCTTACGTTTTCTAAAAGGACGTACTACTCTCACGACAACATTTAGAAGAAAATTGTGACTGATTTTCTCCAACAAAAATTTAGTGTAGCCTCAACAACTATTTGTAGGGATTAAACGTCTCTTTTCATGGCGCTATATAATATGTGATTAACTACCTTTCCTTAACCCGATTATGTGTCACAGTAATCGAGGTGGTCTATTCCACACAATTCCAACACCCCATTTTAATTTATGGCATACTAAGAGCAGACGTCTTGTTTTCTTGTGCCGAGTATTTCCGATATGATGATAGGTGAGGTGATAACACGATGAGTGACATTTATGCCGTATGGCTGAGAAATGATTTAAGGTTTCATGACAACCGTGCTATTCATCAAGCACTTCGCGCTGCATGTGAGACAAATGGCCGTGTCGTTCTATTTTTTCATCTTCACCCAAACTTCGTAACGACCATTGACTTACATCATGATTATTTTTTTCAGTCGGTTCACCATTTTCAGAAAAGGTGTCAACAGCTTAACTTACATCTTCCCATCTTTTTTGGTGATCCTCACGAAGCATTTTCAAAACTGCTCGCATCCTTTAACACGTTAAAAGCTGTTTTCTATCAAAAAGATTATACAAGGTTCGGTAAAGAGAGAGATAAAGAGATCACATCATTTCTGCATAATAAAGGGATTGCCACGTATGGATTTAGTGGTAGCCATATTGTTGAACCAGACGAGCTTACAAAGGCGGATGGCACGCCTTATCACGTTTTCACTCCTTATTTTCGTAAATGGCAGCAACATCTAAAACCTAAAACGGTATCCATTAATCTTGAGGAACTTAAAAACCGCTATGTGTGTCATGATTCCCACAACATTCAAGACGATACACCTTTTTTTAATCACCATGTTTTAGCTCACTGTCACCAGCATTGGACTGACATAGGTGAAGAAAAGGCAACTGAACTACTAGAACAATTTATCGAAGAACGGCTCACAACTTATGCTGAATTGCGAGATCAACCTGCACAATCCGGGACGAGCAATCTTTCCCCCTTTATTAAAACTGGGGCACTATCACCAGCAACCATTTTCCACAGTGTGACGGCCCATATCGATACTGCGGGAAAAGGGGCGGAAACATTTATAAAAGAGCTTGCTTGGCGGGATTTTTATGCAATGATCTATCATGTCTATCCTGAAACAGATACGCAGGAGTATCAACTAAAATATAGAGACTTACCGTGGCGAAGGGACGAGGATGAGCTCTGGCAACGCTGGATCACTGGTACAACAGGTTTCCCAATTGTTGATGCAGGTATGAGACAATTAAACGAAACAGGCTGGATGCATAATCGATTAAGAATGGTCACAGCGTCTTTTTTAACAAAGGATTACTTAATTGATTGGCGTTTAGGCGAAGCTTATTTTGCGAAGAAACTCATTGACTATGATATAGCCTCAAATGTGGGAGGCTGGCAATGGGCCGCTTCTGTTGGCACTGACGCAGTCCCTTACTTTAGAGTGTTTAACCCAACCCGCCAATCTGAGCACTTCGATCCTAAGGGCCTCTTCATTAAACAATATGTACCAGAACTTGCCCAAGTACCGGTAAAGTATATTCATCATCCAGCCACAATGCCACACGCTACTCAACAGGCAAGCACATGTCTTATTGGTCACGATTATCCAGAGCCTTCAGTGGATCATGCCTTACAACGAAAAAAAACCATCGCTATATTTAAGGAGGAGAACTTATCATGATTCGAAAACTTAAACCATCTGAACTAGAAGACAGCATCCGCTTGTCTGAGTTTGCCTTTCAATACGAAATGACTGAAGAGGAACGGCGTGAGCGCCTTTCTTCTCTGGACCCTGATGTCACATGGGTTATGGAAGAGAATGGGGTGATTATGTCTAAAGCGTCTGTCTTACCCTTTCACGTCTACATCGACGGAAAATCTTTTAAAATGGGAGGAGTTGCAGGCGTAGCCACATGGCCTGAGTATCGTCGAAGTGGTCTCGTGTCCCAACTACTCAAACACGCATTAAAGGATATGAAAGAGAACGGTCAATCATTATCGTTCCTTCACCCTTTTTCCATCCCTTTTTACAGGAAATTTGGCTGGGAGCTGTTCAGCGACGAAGCAAAACTAACGCTGTCAAAGGAGCAGTTACCAGGACGCCTTCCGCACAATGGACATGTAAAGCGTATCGAACCAGACTACACAGCTATTGATGACGTTTACCAACAGTGGGCAAAACGTTATAGTGGTACGCTTGTCCGGGATGAAAAATGGTGGAAAGACTCTCTCTTCAAACGCAAAAAGGGGATGCTTGCCGCTTATTATCATGGTGATCAATGTACCGGCTATATGATATACACGGTAAAAGAGATGAAGATGACAATACATGAGCTTATTTGGATCACTCCCGATGCCCGAAACGGGTTGATGAGCTTTATATCTAATCATGATTCCATGATTGAAACAGTCTCAATCACAACGGCGCCGCACGAACGTTTACCATTCCTCCTGCCTGATCCAAAAGTAAAACACGAGGTCACCTCTTACTTTATGGCAAGGATTGTCGACGTCCATTCTTTTTTGAAAGAGTACCCGTTTAAATGGGACTCTGACGCTGGGCCACTTATATTTCATGTAACAGATGAGACATGCGAGTGGAACAACGGCACATACATTATAAAATTTAGTGAAACAAAGGAAAACGAGATTGAATTTTTCCCGTTCTCAGAGAAAACGAAAGAAGGGGTGAGCTGCCAGCATGCCCCTAAAAAAGGGATTCACTTAGATGTGAGAATGCTAACAGCGATTTTATTAGGGAGCCAATCACCACATACTCTGGCAGAGGAAGCATTGATCGAAAGTGATGAGAAAACGTTAGCGGCACTCATCACATGTCTTCCTCCACTGAAACCATTTTTATATGATTTTTTCTAAGTCAATCTATAACTGAAATTGTACTTTGGATTAATAGCAATTTGTCTTGGATATGTTACAGACGGACCCTTTCACCTAAAGTCTAAAGATATCAACTCGTCACGGCCGTGTCTTAGCGGTCCGCCGGCGCCGGGTAGCTGCACAACTAAGACCTTGAATGGCATTTAGCCAATCAAGGTCTTTTTACAAGCTATTTCTTTAATTTCACTACAAAATCCATCAAGTAACCTTGTTCAATAGGAAACTTGTATTTTAAAGTTAAATCATGACTATTTAATACTATAACATTATCCATTTCATCACCGAGCTCAATAATATATAGTTCTTCCTCATCACTATTTTGGTACAAAACATTGTAAGTTTTGCCCTCTTCAGTGAAGCTGTCCTTTAATAACGTAAACTCCGGGTGATCATTTAAAGTAAGGATTCCAAATATCGTACCACTTTCACCTATAACACTATACAGAGCCTTATTTTCATTCAGCATTAAATAGGCATTAGATTCTTCATAAAAGTAATAGTCTTGAAAACTTAGTTCCTCAAAAGGTTTAAATGTCTGGATATTGAAATCTTCATCTAAAGTATACATCTGTCCACTGCTACCTATAATATATGCAAAATCCGTGTTTGCATAAACAGGGAACAGTTCCTCTTTCGTCTCATTAAAGGTTAAATAGTCTATGTTCCCCTCTTCCAAACTACTGATACCGATATTGGGTGCTACATATTCGTCCTCTTCATTATAATAACCACTAGTACCAAAGATGATTCTCTCTTTAAATTGTAATATCGGTGCCCATCTTGGAACAAAACCTAATTCAGTTTCAAAAGATTGTTCAGTTGTTACATTTGTTATAGAAACACTGAAATTACCGTTTTCATCTAAATTCTGGTCGCCCGTTTTATGTGAAACTAGATTTTGTAATAGGACATCCTCACCAAAATGTTTAATATGATCTACACCTACAGGGACATCAAAGTAATCTAATTCAATTTTTTTAAAATGATTATTCCTTATATCATAAGTAAAAAAGTAGTTATCAATGGTTGCTTCTCCAAAAAAAGATAGATATAATTCATTTAAATTATTTGGTTTTTGATGCGTAACGACCCTTCTAAAATCCTCATCTGTAATTTCATATTCTACTAGCGTTTCGCCTTTGTTATTTACCTCTTTTACTAAGGTAACATTCTGTGAAACCCTTATATCTGCTGGATAATACAATAAATAACTTTCTTCAGAATGAGTTCGGCTAGGCTGAAAATTTTCTATCCCTTCAATATGAACCCTATCAGGTTTTGATGACATATTTCTACAAGAAATCATGCTTATCATTACAACAGCTATAATAAATATTAATATAGATATTTTTTTAGTCATTGTTTCCCTATATCCTTCTTATATTTTTCCTGGTGTTGAAGTACCCGATTTTTTAACTAATCTAGTATTAGCATCAGCTGCTATGTCTGCCGGCAAAATCATAATAATGTTTTTGAAGAACTATCAAAATGACGCTCCTTGATAAACTCTTTTAATAATTTTAAACATATCTTCTGCTACTCCATTATCGTAAAGACTTCCTATCATACTTAGCGAACGGTGGATGTTAAATGTCGCTAATGCCTCGTCAATGTACTTGTTCTTAAACTGACTTTCATTGCAAAGTTAAGCCCCTAATTCAAAGGCAGCTGCGGTTTTCCCCGCAGCTGCCTCTTCACCTTATTCCCACATTTTTCTCAATGCGCTCATGGATGTTTGCGATTGTCCGTAACGAACAGGCAGATCAAAGGCCGTCGTTTGTTTAAAGATACTTTTCTCATGGGTAAACGTATCAAAACTATTTTTTCCATGGTAAGCTCCCATTCCACTTTCCCCTACTCCACCAAATGGCAAATACGGTGTGGCTAAGTGCATTATCGTGTCATTGATACATCCTCCCCCAAACGATAAGTTACTTAAAACCATGCGCTCGCTTTCCTTATCTTCAGTAAATAAATACAGAGCTAATGGATTAGGACGTTTTCTTACCGTCTCAATGATTTCATAATCATATTTATAAAACAAAACAGGTAAAATAGGGCCGAAAATCTCTTCTGCCATAACAGCATCGTTCATTGATACATCCATCATAATCGTCGGCTCTACAAATCGTTGATCTCGATCGTAAGCTCCTCCATAGAACACTTTATCGGTATTTTTAAGAAGCCCTGCAAGGCGATCGACGTGTCGCTCGTTAATAATACGGGGATAAGGCTTACGTCGCCTTGCATCCTCATCAAACCATTTCTTCGTATAATGAACGAGAAGTTTAAGGAATTTACGTCTCCGCGATTCATGGACTAATACATAATCAGGGGCTACACATGTTTGACCGGCATTAATGAATTTCCCCCAGACAATTCGTTTAGCAGCTAATTTCAAGTCAGCATCTTCCATCACGATCGCAGGACTTTTCCCGCCAAGCTCCAAGGTTACTGGGGTTAAATGTTTGGCTGCTGCCTCCATCACCTTTTTCCCTACCGATGTGCTCCCTGTAAAGAAAATGTAATCAAACTTTTCATTTAAAAGTGCTTGTGATACCTCAACGTCTCCTTCAACGACTGCCACATACTCTTCTGGGAAAGTGGCCACTATGAGATCTCTAATCACAGTACTCGTATTAGGGGTTAATTCGGAAGGCTTTAGGATAGCCGTATTACCAGCCCCTATCGCCCCAATTAAAGGGCCGAGACATAACTGAAAAGGATAATTCCATGGAGAGATAATTAATGTCACACCATATGGTTCCTTATATATGTAACTTTTTCCTCCCATATGGCTAATCGGGGTCTTAACTTTTCTAGGTTCAGCCCAATAATCCACATTTTTCATCATATCTTTTAGTTCACTATAAAGAAATCCTATCTCAGTGAAAAATACTTCTTGCTGACCTTTATTTAAATCTTTTTTAAGAGCGTCCATAATATCTTGTTCACGCTTCTTTATTGCTTCTTTTAGTTTTGTCAACTGGGCTTTACGAAAAGAAAGACCTTTCGTTTCTCCAGAATAAAAGTATTGTTTTTGTTTCTGAATGAGTGACTGAATGGCTTCTCTCATTATAATATCCCCCCTGTAATATTATATCTATGTTCCATTGTATAATGTTTTCCCTTAAATATCAGTCGCTAAGCATCGTCAAGATGTTACAACAGGACCGCCGTTTAATCGAGCGGTCCTTTTTCTGGTCCATATTTCAGCGCATCATAAAACGCTTTCCCATCACTCGGCTTCCCTTCCCCATATTCAACAGGAAGTAAGGCGAAGCACACATAGTACAAGG
The DNA window shown above is from Salipaludibacillus agaradhaerens and carries:
- a CDS encoding GNAT family N-acetyltransferase, with the protein product MIRKLKPSELEDSIRLSEFAFQYEMTEEERRERLSSLDPDVTWVMEENGVIMSKASVLPFHVYIDGKSFKMGGVAGVATWPEYRRSGLVSQLLKHALKDMKENGQSLSFLHPFSIPFYRKFGWELFSDEAKLTLSKEQLPGRLPHNGHVKRIEPDYTAIDDVYQQWAKRYSGTLVRDEKWWKDSLFKRKKGMLAAYYHGDQCTGYMIYTVKEMKMTIHELIWITPDARNGLMSFISNHDSMIETVSITTAPHERLPFLLPDPKVKHEVTSYFMARIVDVHSFLKEYPFKWDSDAGPLIFHVTDETCEWNNGTYIIKFSETKENEIEFFPFSEKTKEGVSCQHAPKKGIHLDVRMLTAILLGSQSPHTLAEEALIESDEKTLAALITCLPPLKPFLYDFF
- a CDS encoding aldehyde dehydrogenase — encoded protein: MREAIQSLIQKQKQYFYSGETKGLSFRKAQLTKLKEAIKKREQDIMDALKKDLNKGQQEVFFTEIGFLYSELKDMMKNVDYWAEPRKVKTPISHMGGKSYIYKEPYGVTLIISPWNYPFQLCLGPLIGAIGAGNTAILKPSELTPNTSTVIRDLIVATFPEEYVAVVEGDVEVSQALLNEKFDYIFFTGSTSVGKKVMEAAAKHLTPVTLELGGKSPAIVMEDADLKLAAKRIVWGKFINAGQTCVAPDYVLVHESRRRKFLKLLVHYTKKWFDEDARRRKPYPRIINERHVDRLAGLLKNTDKVFYGGAYDRDQRFVEPTIMMDVSMNDAVMAEEIFGPILPVLFYKYDYEIIETVRKRPNPLALYLFTEDKESERMVLSNLSFGGGCINDTIMHLATPYLPFGGVGESGMGAYHGKNSFDTFTHEKSIFKQTTAFDLPVRYGQSQTSMSALRKMWE